AGAATGTTGATAGTCGTAGTTTTGCCCGCTCCGTTGGGGCCAAGCAACCCATAGACTTCGCCCGGCGCAATGGTTAGGTTTAGGTCTCGCAGCACATGGCGCTGTCCAAACCATTTGTTGAGATGTTCAATATGAAGCACAGATGCTATAGCCTCCTTTCAAAACAAAGCATCCGCCGATAGGCTAGCCAACTGCCCAAGATTGTGATGCCTGCACAGCCAGTTACAAACCAGAGGTGGCTACTTACGTCTTCTAGGGTTTTGCCATCAGCGGCGATTCCAGTCAATGCTTGGTTCATGTGATAAACAGGGTTAAACTCGGCAAGGTTCAACAAGGTGGCTGGAAAAAACTCGACAGGGATGAACGCTCCACCTAGCAGCAACAATGGGATGCCGAAGGATGCCACCAAGGTGTTAACGTCATCGGTGCGTTGGGCGA
Above is a window of Cyanobacteriota bacterium DNA encoding:
- a CDS encoding ATP-binding cassette domain-containing protein, producing the protein MLHIEHLNKWFGQRHVLRDLNLTIAPGEVYGLLGPNGAGKTTTINIL